In Salinigranum marinum, one DNA window encodes the following:
- a CDS encoding universal stress protein, translating into MAPAHVLVPLDGSPLADEALTHALETFDCRTTVLNVVRPVDAAMSEGGILEPGAERRADARDRADALIERATRRATAVDRTVETAVETGDPADTVLAYVDAHDVDHVVMGGHGGARNELARRLLGTVATAVVSEAPVSVTVVR; encoded by the coding sequence ATGGCACCAGCCCACGTCCTCGTCCCGCTGGACGGCTCCCCGCTCGCGGACGAGGCGCTGACCCACGCGCTCGAGACGTTCGACTGCCGGACGACGGTCCTGAACGTGGTCCGGCCGGTCGACGCGGCGATGAGTGAGGGCGGGATCCTCGAGCCCGGCGCGGAGCGACGGGCCGACGCACGGGACCGCGCCGACGCGCTGATCGAGCGAGCGACCCGCCGCGCCACGGCGGTCGACCGAACGGTCGAGACGGCGGTCGAGACGGGCGACCCCGCCGATACGGTCCTCGCGTACGTCGACGCCCACGACGTCGACCACGTGGTCATGGGCGGCCACGGCGGCGCGCGAAACGAACTCGCCCGCCGCCTGCTCGGGACGGTCGCCACCGCGGTCGTGAGCGAGGCCCCGGTCTCGGTCACGGTCGTCCGGTGA
- the hemB gene encoding porphobilinogen synthase: protein MNLTDRPRRLRTDGIRSLVAETSLDATDLMAPVFVDATTDERVPIESMPGHERVPVDEAAACVEEVRETGVEAVMVFGIPASKDAEGSRAWADDGVVQEAVRRISRETDAYVVTDVCLCEYTDHGHCGLLESDAREHANLTVDNDATLDLLARTARSHADAGADMVAPSGMMDGMVGALRRELDAAGFEDRAIMSYAAKYESAFYGPFRDAADGAPAFGDRRHYQMDPANAREALREVRLDVEQGADVLMVKPALPYLDIVRAVREEFDHPVAAYNVSGEYAMLHAAAEKGWLSLEETALESLLSIKRAGADLILTYFAEDVADHL from the coding sequence ATGAACCTCACCGACCGCCCGCGACGGCTTCGGACGGACGGCATCCGGTCGCTCGTTGCCGAGACGAGCCTCGACGCGACGGACCTCATGGCACCGGTGTTCGTCGACGCCACCACGGACGAACGCGTCCCGATCGAGTCGATGCCGGGCCACGAGCGCGTCCCCGTCGACGAGGCCGCCGCGTGCGTCGAGGAGGTGCGCGAGACGGGCGTCGAGGCCGTCATGGTGTTCGGCATCCCGGCGTCGAAGGACGCCGAAGGGAGCCGCGCGTGGGCCGACGACGGCGTCGTTCAGGAGGCCGTCCGACGCATCAGTCGGGAGACGGACGCCTACGTCGTCACCGACGTCTGTCTCTGTGAGTACACCGACCACGGCCACTGCGGCCTGCTCGAATCGGACGCCCGCGAGCACGCGAACCTCACCGTGGACAACGACGCGACGCTCGATCTCCTGGCCAGAACCGCCCGGTCGCACGCCGACGCCGGCGCGGACATGGTCGCGCCGAGCGGGATGATGGACGGGATGGTCGGCGCGCTCAGGCGGGAACTCGACGCCGCCGGCTTCGAGGACCGCGCGATCATGTCGTACGCCGCGAAGTACGAGTCGGCCTTCTACGGGCCGTTTCGCGACGCCGCCGACGGCGCGCCGGCGTTCGGTGACCGCCGGCACTACCAGATGGACCCCGCGAACGCACGCGAGGCCCTGCGCGAGGTCCGACTGGACGTCGAACAGGGCGCGGACGTGCTGATGGTCAAGCCCGCGCTACCGTATCTCGACATCGTCCGGGCCGTCCGCGAGGAGTTCGACCACCCGGTCGCCGCCTACAACGTCTCCGGCGAGTACGCGATGCTGCACGCCGCCGCCGAGAAGGGGTGGCTCTCGCTGGAGGAGACGGCGCTCGAATCGTTGCTGTCGATCAAGCGCGCCGGTGCGGACCTCATTTTGACCTACTTCGCGGAGGACGTCGCCGACCACCTGTAG
- a CDS encoding P-II family nitrogen regulator, protein MSEIEMVVAMIRPEKLGAVKQALAEVGAPSLTVTNISGRGSQPAEKGQWRGEEYTVDLHQKVKVECVVADIPAGDVVDAISDAASTGEKGDGKIFVLPVSDAIQIRTGKRGPEAV, encoded by the coding sequence ATGAGCGAGATCGAGATGGTCGTCGCGATGATCCGGCCCGAGAAGCTCGGCGCGGTCAAACAGGCGCTCGCGGAGGTCGGCGCGCCGTCGCTGACGGTCACGAACATCTCTGGCCGCGGCTCACAGCCCGCCGAGAAGGGCCAGTGGCGCGGCGAGGAGTACACGGTCGACCTCCACCAGAAGGTCAAGGTCGAGTGCGTCGTCGCGGATATCCCCGCCGGCGACGTCGTCGACGCGATCAGCGACGCCGCCAGCACGGGCGAGAAGGGCGACGGGAAGATCTTCGTCCTCCCCGTCTCCGACGCCATCCAGATTCGAACTGGAAAGCGCGGCCCCGAGGCCGTCTGA
- a CDS encoding plastocyanin/azurin family copper-binding protein has product MTDDPRPTTRRTALKRLAAATTVASLAGCAGGSGGPETADGGGGDATATPTATSADTATATATPTEPDTQAATSTVETATTTTERGAYTVDMYTELYFDPVGLFVEPGETVSFELVSGAHSATAYHPDNPNALNRRIPDGAPAWDTETFGDVGTFRNVTFETEGTHDYYCIPHKMVGMVGRIVVGSPGGPAEESENPDLPLPDSARIVEEGEIAWADWQENV; this is encoded by the coding sequence GTGACAGACGACCCACGACCGACGACGAGACGAACCGCACTCAAGCGGCTGGCGGCGGCGACGACCGTCGCGAGCCTCGCCGGCTGTGCCGGGGGATCGGGGGGACCCGAGACCGCCGACGGCGGGGGCGGCGACGCGACGGCGACACCGACCGCGACGAGCGCCGACACCGCGACCGCAACCGCGACGCCGACGGAACCGGACACGCAGGCCGCGACGTCGACGGTCGAGACGGCGACGACCACGACCGAGCGGGGGGCGTACACGGTCGACATGTACACCGAACTGTACTTCGACCCGGTGGGGCTGTTCGTCGAGCCCGGCGAGACGGTCTCGTTCGAGCTGGTCAGCGGCGCGCACTCGGCGACCGCCTACCACCCCGATAACCCGAACGCGCTGAACCGCCGCATCCCCGACGGCGCGCCCGCCTGGGACACCGAGACGTTCGGTGACGTCGGCACCTTCCGGAACGTCACCTTCGAGACCGAGGGGACACACGACTACTACTGCATCCCGCACAAGATGGTGGGGATGGTCGGCCGTATCGTCGTCGGGAGCCCCGGCGGCCCGGCCGAGGAGTCCGAGAACCCCGACCTGCCGCTCCCGGACTCGGCGCGAATCGTCGAGGAGGGCGAGATCGCCTGGGCCGACTGGCAGGAGAACGTGTAG
- a CDS encoding inorganic phosphate transporter, translating to MTDVTFWALVVLATVTGLVTAWTLGANSNSPPFAPAIGANAISTMRAAFLIGILAALGALTQGGSISETVGAGLIDGVAITSLAATAGLLSATAFMAFGVYTGYPVPAAFATTGAMVGVGLSLGGTPAFDTYRRILTFWVLVPPVSGGLAYLTATVLRRDDIPETIGVPLLAGVVGGIVANVRLSVIPDPAGGDQGSIAAFFGGFASMPAVAGVELDAALVTLVVALTSFQFIRRRTQRSVDRGVRTFLVLLGSVVAFSSGGSQVGLATGPLENLYGAELGLPGIVLLAVGATGILGGAWMGAPRLLQATSREYAQLGIRRSIAALVPGFVIAQAAITLGIPISFNNIIISGVIGGGLAGGSAGVSRRKIGVTILFWVLTLVTSIGVGFGVYRLFSTVLGG from the coding sequence GTGACGGACGTCACGTTCTGGGCGCTGGTCGTCCTCGCGACGGTGACGGGGCTCGTGACGGCGTGGACGCTGGGGGCGAACAGCAACTCGCCCCCGTTCGCCCCCGCGATCGGCGCGAACGCGATCTCGACGATGCGAGCCGCCTTCCTCATCGGTATTCTCGCCGCGCTCGGGGCGCTCACGCAGGGTGGGAGCATCTCCGAGACGGTCGGGGCAGGGCTCATCGATGGCGTCGCCATCACGTCGCTCGCCGCCACGGCTGGGCTGTTGAGCGCCACGGCGTTCATGGCGTTCGGCGTCTACACGGGCTACCCGGTGCCCGCCGCCTTCGCGACCACCGGAGCGATGGTCGGCGTCGGCCTCTCGCTGGGCGGGACACCCGCGTTCGACACCTACCGCCGCATTCTGACGTTCTGGGTGCTCGTGCCGCCCGTCTCCGGGGGCCTGGCGTACCTCACTGCTACCGTGTTGCGGCGCGACGACATCCCCGAGACGATCGGCGTTCCGCTCTTGGCCGGGGTCGTCGGCGGCATCGTCGCCAACGTCCGTCTGAGCGTCATCCCGGACCCCGCGGGTGGGGACCAGGGCTCGATCGCGGCCTTCTTCGGCGGGTTCGCCTCGATGCCCGCCGTCGCCGGCGTCGAACTCGACGCCGCCCTCGTGACGCTCGTGGTCGCCCTCACGAGCTTCCAGTTCATCCGCCGGCGGACCCAGCGTTCGGTCGACCGCGGCGTCAGGACGTTCTTGGTGTTGCTCGGGAGCGTCGTCGCCTTCTCCAGCGGGGGGAGCCAGGTCGGCCTCGCGACGGGCCCGCTCGAGAACCTCTACGGGGCCGAACTCGGCCTCCCCGGGATCGTGCTGCTGGCGGTCGGCGCGACCGGGATCCTCGGGGGGGCGTGGATGGGCGCGCCGCGACTGCTGCAGGCCACCTCTCGCGAGTACGCCCAGCTGGGAATCAGGCGTTCGATCGCCGCGCTCGTCCCCGGCTTCGTCATCGCCCAGGCCGCTATCACGCTCGGGATCCCCATCTCTTTTAACAACATCATCATCTCCGGCGTCATCGGCGGGGGGCTCGCCGGCGGTTCCGCCGGGGTGTCGCGGCGGAAGATCGGTGTGACGATCCTCTTCTGGGTGCTGACGCTCGTCACCTCGATCGGCGTCGGCTTCGGGGTGTATCGGCTGTTCTCGACCGTCCTCGGCGGCTGA
- a CDS encoding DUF5789 family protein, producing the protein MRLNGTQEVIDATDYPLSSEEFISEHGEHVIEHANGSETVAEVLGRMGPETYACADDVTTALYTGVSHEAIGRRFYSDRDAYALGEDGPTPESF; encoded by the coding sequence ATGCGCCTAAACGGCACCCAGGAAGTCATCGACGCGACCGACTACCCGCTCAGCAGTGAGGAGTTCATCTCCGAACACGGCGAGCACGTCATCGAGCACGCGAACGGGTCGGAGACCGTCGCGGAGGTACTCGGTCGCATGGGTCCGGAGACGTACGCCTGCGCGGACGACGTCACGACAGCCCTCTACACCGGTGTCTCCCACGAAGCGATCGGACGGCGGTTCTACAGCGACCGCGACGCCTACGCGCTCGGCGAGGACGGTCCGACCCCCGAGTCGTTCTGA
- a CDS encoding ammonium transporter, translated as MTVDLLLQLDAGTIANGVNNVWILVVCFLIFFMQPGFALLESGQVRAKNVGNVLMKNMTDWTLGVLVFFAIGAGVSSIVGALTAPGTALDIGSAFAYINDPTAYIGWFFGAVFAMTAATIVSGAVAGRMNFTAYVFVAAAMTAVIYPVVTGMTWAGGLLSGSGYIGQALGTGYLDFAGATVVHMVGGLAGLVGAKMVGPRQGRFDANGNSQPIPGHSMLLAVLGTLFLAFGWYGFNVGTQATVLAASDGGLAFMGGALGQVVLNTTLGMGAGGVAAMIVSASWQGKPDPLWTANGLLAGLVAVTGAVPHVTWWGGVILGGIAGALVLPTFRWVVDSLKIDDVCGVFVVHGSAGAIGTVLIPVFGVTAAGGYTFLGVNQLIMQAVGVIVIGVWTVLATIVTFSVAEALFGLRVSEEEEELGLDESEHGVSVYPEFTATNRDRPAMSADGGARTDGGADE; from the coding sequence ATGACCGTCGACCTGTTGTTGCAACTGGACGCCGGGACCATCGCGAACGGCGTCAACAACGTCTGGATCCTCGTCGTCTGTTTCCTGATCTTCTTCATGCAGCCAGGCTTCGCGCTGCTGGAGAGCGGGCAGGTGCGGGCGAAGAACGTCGGCAACGTCCTGATGAAGAACATGACCGACTGGACGCTCGGCGTCCTCGTGTTCTTCGCTATCGGGGCGGGGGTCAGTTCGATCGTCGGGGCGCTGACCGCGCCCGGGACGGCGCTCGACATCGGCAGCGCGTTCGCGTACATCAACGACCCGACGGCGTACATCGGCTGGTTCTTCGGCGCGGTGTTCGCCATGACCGCCGCGACCATCGTCTCCGGAGCCGTCGCGGGGCGGATGAACTTCACGGCGTACGTGTTCGTCGCCGCGGCGATGACCGCGGTCATCTACCCCGTGGTCACCGGGATGACGTGGGCGGGTGGCCTCCTCTCGGGGAGCGGCTACATCGGCCAGGCGCTCGGGACGGGCTACCTCGACTTCGCCGGCGCGACCGTCGTCCACATGGTCGGCGGCCTCGCGGGGCTCGTCGGGGCCAAGATGGTCGGCCCCCGGCAGGGCCGGTTCGACGCGAACGGCAACTCCCAGCCGATCCCGGGGCACTCGATGCTGCTCGCCGTGCTGGGGACCCTGTTCCTCGCGTTCGGCTGGTACGGGTTCAACGTCGGCACGCAGGCGACGGTGCTCGCCGCCAGCGACGGCGGCCTCGCGTTCATGGGCGGCGCGCTCGGCCAGGTCGTCCTGAACACCACCCTGGGCATGGGCGCCGGTGGCGTCGCCGCGATGATCGTCTCGGCGAGCTGGCAGGGCAAGCCAGATCCCCTGTGGACGGCCAACGGCCTGCTCGCCGGCCTCGTCGCCGTGACGGGCGCGGTCCCGCACGTCACGTGGTGGGGCGGCGTCATCCTCGGCGGGATCGCCGGGGCGCTCGTCCTGCCCACCTTCCGCTGGGTCGTCGACTCGCTGAAGATCGACGACGTCTGCGGTGTCTTCGTGGTCCACGGCAGTGCGGGTGCCATCGGCACCGTCCTGATCCCGGTGTTCGGCGTCACCGCCGCGGGCGGCTACACGTTCCTCGGCGTCAACCAGCTGATCATGCAGGCCGTCGGCGTGATCGTCATCGGCGTCTGGACGGTGCTGGCGACGATCGTCACGTTCTCTGTCGCGGAGGCGCTCTTCGGCCTCCGCGTCTCCGAGGAGGAAGAGGAACTCGGCCTCGACGAGAGCGAACACGGCGTCTCGGTCTACCCCGAGTTCACCGCCACCAACCGCGACCGGCCGGCGATGAGCGCCGACGGCGGTGCCCGCACCGACGGGGGTGCTGACGAATGA
- a CDS encoding ammonium transporter: protein MNELLLQSDLSAIVEAVNLVWVLTVTFLIFFMHAGFAMLEAGQVRSKNVANQLTKNLLTWSIGVIAFFLVGAAISTIVGGLTGGGSYSVAGAFTDVWYPGETTAWVGWLFGAVFAMTAATIVSGAVAGRAKLRAYVTYTIALAAVIYPVVTGLTWAGGFLVDFHDFAGGMIVHGMGGIAGLTAAWVIGPRMDRFNADGSVNVIPGHSLTFAVLGTLVLAFGWYGFNVGTAASPLAMADDGGVTLGAFSYVGRVALTTTLAMGAGAVGAAALSVVKTGKVDTLYVANGLLAGLVGITSVTDAVVWPGALVIGLLAGAQLPIVFEFVEKRLNIDDVCAVFPVHGSAGVLGALLFPFFSISGFSVGVLVNQVIGVVVIALWTFAATAAVFGLLKAIGQARVTPEHEQAGLDTSEHGVDTYPEFGKPDVATDGGAFDTGADVRTDGGSEE, encoded by the coding sequence ATGAACGAGCTCCTCCTGCAGTCCGACCTCTCGGCCATCGTCGAGGCGGTGAACCTCGTGTGGGTTCTCACCGTCACGTTCCTCATCTTCTTCATGCACGCCGGCTTCGCCATGCTCGAAGCCGGGCAGGTCCGCTCGAAGAACGTCGCCAACCAGCTGACGAAGAACCTGCTCACCTGGTCGATCGGCGTCATCGCCTTCTTCCTCGTCGGCGCGGCCATCTCGACCATCGTCGGCGGGCTCACCGGCGGCGGCTCGTACTCGGTCGCCGGCGCGTTCACCGACGTCTGGTACCCCGGTGAGACGACCGCGTGGGTCGGCTGGCTCTTCGGCGCGGTGTTCGCCATGACCGCCGCGACCATCGTCTCGGGTGCGGTGGCCGGCCGCGCGAAGCTCCGCGCGTACGTCACCTACACCATCGCGCTCGCCGCGGTGATCTACCCAGTCGTCACCGGCCTCACGTGGGCCGGCGGCTTCCTGGTCGACTTCCACGACTTCGCGGGCGGCATGATCGTCCACGGCATGGGCGGCATCGCCGGCCTCACCGCGGCGTGGGTCATCGGCCCGCGGATGGACCGCTTCAACGCCGACGGCTCGGTCAACGTCATCCCCGGCCACTCGCTGACGTTCGCCGTCCTCGGGACGCTCGTGTTAGCGTTCGGCTGGTACGGCTTCAACGTCGGCACCGCTGCCTCGCCGCTTGCGATGGCCGACGATGGGGGCGTCACGCTCGGCGCGTTCTCGTACGTGGGCCGCGTGGCGCTCACCACGACGCTCGCGATGGGTGCCGGCGCGGTCGGCGCGGCCGCGCTCTCGGTCGTCAAGACCGGGAAGGTCGACACGCTCTACGTCGCCAACGGCCTGCTCGCCGGTCTCGTCGGGATCACCTCCGTGACCGACGCCGTCGTCTGGCCCGGCGCGCTCGTCATCGGCCTGCTCGCCGGCGCACAGCTCCCGATCGTCTTCGAGTTCGTCGAGAAGCGCCTCAACATCGACGACGTCTGTGCGGTCTTCCCGGTCCACGGCTCCGCCGGCGTCCTCGGCGCGCTGCTGTTCCCGTTCTTCAGCATCAGCGGCTTCTCGGTCGGCGTGCTCGTCAACCAGGTCATCGGCGTCGTGGTCATCGCCCTGTGGACGTTCGCCGCGACCGCCGCGGTGTTCGGCCTCCTCAAGGCGATCGGCCAGGCGCGCGTCACCCCCGAACACGAACAGGCGGGGCTCGACACCTCCGAACACGGCGTCGACACCTACCCCGAGTTCGGCAAACCCGACGTCGCCACCGACGGCGGTGCCTTTGACACGGGTGCGGACGTTCGTACCGACGGAGGCTCCGAAGAATGA
- a CDS encoding DUF5784 family protein, with protein sequence MARPLRFRHAPGRWTLARVRRDVYADLDGNLGATMSRPWYRQPDGYDARRFDMDNGDTALLAWTDDVAYWVGNTETPSALWRTDKIALEAAPAELTEWVERELLAELHEESPWLTEYPKLSWFFLPVFCSKDGRDTTRSFFAEHAAGFPDATADEALAFYESFLATGVLDADREVMAGKLGTSQSLDLVRMSAAMGEFNVAKLLHDAGYALEPEAEVTTGHSLDFRVEKDGQVTLVEVTRPLPPNRRAANSPVVAVRDTAQTKTDGQLEHHGGGAVLFVDCSSFPDDDWQAVLGEQPEVRHRPAAVFRTRPDGRVEGYTKGRVPLDLPF encoded by the coding sequence CGATCTCGACGGCAACCTCGGGGCGACGATGTCCCGCCCGTGGTACCGTCAGCCCGACGGCTACGACGCGCGGCGGTTCGACATGGACAACGGCGACACCGCCCTCCTCGCGTGGACCGACGACGTCGCCTACTGGGTCGGCAATACGGAGACGCCCTCGGCGCTCTGGCGGACGGACAAGATCGCCCTCGAGGCCGCCCCGGCCGAACTCACAGAGTGGGTCGAGCGGGAACTCCTGGCCGAACTCCACGAGGAGTCGCCGTGGCTGACGGAGTATCCGAAGCTCTCGTGGTTCTTCCTCCCCGTCTTCTGCTCGAAGGACGGCCGCGACACCACCAGGTCGTTCTTCGCCGAACACGCCGCCGGCTTCCCCGACGCCACGGCTGACGAGGCGCTCGCGTTCTACGAGTCGTTCCTCGCGACGGGCGTGCTCGACGCCGACCGCGAGGTGATGGCCGGGAAGCTCGGCACCTCGCAGTCGCTCGACCTCGTCCGGATGAGCGCCGCGATGGGCGAGTTCAACGTCGCGAAACTCCTCCACGACGCCGGCTACGCGCTCGAACCGGAGGCGGAGGTGACGACGGGGCACTCGCTCGACTTCCGGGTGGAGAAGGACGGCCAGGTCACGCTCGTGGAGGTGACGCGGCCGCTCCCGCCGAACAGACGGGCCGCGAACAGCCCCGTCGTCGCGGTCCGCGACACGGCACAGACGAAGACCGATGGCCAACTCGAACACCACGGCGGCGGCGCGGTGCTGTTCGTCGACTGCTCGTCGTTCCCCGACGACGACTGGCAGGCGGTGCTCGGCGAACAACCGGAGGTCCGGCACCGCCCCGCCGCCGTCTTCCGGACCCGCCCGGACGGTCGCGTCGAGGGCTACACCAAGGGACGCGTCCCGCTGGATCTGCCGTTCTGA
- a CDS encoding P-II family nitrogen regulator: protein MSEIEMIVAMIRPEKLGAVKQALAEVGAPSLTVTNVSGRGSQPAKKGQWRGEEYTVDLHQKVKVECVVADIPADDVVDAIADAANTGEKGDGKIFVLPVSDAIQIRTGKRGPEAV, encoded by the coding sequence ATGAGCGAAATCGAGATGATCGTTGCGATGATCCGGCCCGAGAAGCTCGGCGCGGTCAAACAGGCGCTCGCGGAGGTCGGCGCGCCGTCGCTGACGGTCACGAACGTCTCCGGCCGCGGCTCCCAGCCGGCGAAGAAAGGGCAGTGGCGCGGCGAGGAGTACACGGTCGATCTCCACCAGAAGGTCAAGGTCGAGTGCGTCGTCGCGGACATCCCCGCCGACGACGTCGTCGACGCCATCGCCGACGCCGCCAACACCGGCGAGAAGGGCGACGGGAAGATCTTCGTCCTCCCCGTCTCCGACGCCATCCAGATTCGAACTGGAAAGCGCGGCCCCGAGGCCGTCTGA
- a CDS encoding DUF6757 family protein: MRCHYCDREAAYAAEKDGVKVGLCEEHFRERLETLAESDELSTLREQLDIDRTE, from the coding sequence ATGCGCTGTCACTACTGCGACCGCGAGGCCGCGTACGCCGCCGAGAAGGACGGGGTGAAGGTCGGCCTCTGCGAGGAGCACTTCCGCGAGCGCCTCGAAACGCTCGCGGAGTCGGACGAACTCTCGACGCTTCGCGAGCAACTCGACATCGACCGGACAGAGTAA
- a CDS encoding PHP domain-containing protein, with the protein MTSDGGPRLDLHVHTTASDGTLELDEVPTAARRAGVGTVAVTDHDRLHPGLDAPVTVRDGVRLVRGVELRVDAGDIRVDLLGYAVRDASALAAELDRLQRDRVERARAIVDCVEDETDTTLAVDLVDGIGRPHIARAVAASDAPYDYQGAFDHLIGSDCPCYVPRSLPTFDAGAELLRESCAVVSLAHPFRYPDVDRALDLARDLGAVERYYAYGRSVPTERIERVVRDAGLLRTGGSDAHDRTLGRAGLDGAEAAAFLARLAG; encoded by the coding sequence ATGACCAGCGACGGCGGGCCGCGGCTGGACCTGCACGTCCACACGACCGCCTCGGACGGGACGCTCGAACTCGACGAGGTGCCGACCGCGGCGCGCCGGGCGGGCGTCGGGACGGTCGCCGTGACCGACCACGACCGGCTCCACCCGGGCCTCGACGCGCCCGTGACGGTCAGAGACGGCGTCCGTCTCGTCCGCGGCGTCGAACTCCGGGTCGACGCCGGCGATATCCGCGTCGACCTCCTCGGCTACGCGGTTCGTGACGCGAGCGCGCTCGCCGCCGAACTCGACCGCCTCCAGCGCGACCGGGTTGAGCGCGCCCGCGCGATCGTCGACTGCGTCGAAGACGAGACCGACACGACGCTCGCCGTCGACCTCGTCGACGGCATCGGCCGACCCCACATCGCCCGCGCCGTGGCGGCGAGCGACGCGCCGTACGACTACCAGGGGGCGTTCGACCACCTGATCGGGAGCGACTGCCCGTGTTACGTCCCTCGGTCGCTCCCGACGTTCGACGCCGGGGCCGAACTCCTCCGCGAGTCGTGTGCGGTCGTCTCGCTCGCCCATCCCTTTCGGTATCCCGACGTCGACCGGGCACTCGACCTCGCGCGCGACCTCGGAGCCGTCGAACGGTACTACGCGTACGGCCGGTCGGTCCCAACCGAGCGAATCGAACGCGTCGTCCGCGACGCCGGACTGCTGCGCACCGGTGGGAGCGACGCCCACGACCGAACCCTGGGGCGTGCGGGGCTCGACGGCGCGGAGGCGGCGGCGTTTCTCGCCCGACTGGCGGGGTGA
- a CDS encoding DedA family protein yields MDSAAVLAQLGEMPPTLRALLDSEWALVALFGVFVLEGAMLMYFMPSELIVPGSIVLLGTEALVPVLAIAVLGATLGQYALFLAAKRGGRAYLERKRWFRISPERLDRFDRWFDRWGPIAVPVSNALLFTRGMLTVPAGFAEMDDRQFVLYSAAGTLVFEVALAGLYLAGSSILF; encoded by the coding sequence ATGGACTCCGCCGCGGTGCTCGCCCAACTCGGCGAGATGCCCCCCACCCTCCGCGCGCTGCTGGACTCCGAGTGGGCGCTGGTCGCCCTCTTCGGGGTGTTCGTCCTCGAGGGAGCCATGCTGATGTACTTCATGCCGAGCGAACTGATCGTCCCCGGGTCGATCGTCCTCCTCGGCACTGAGGCGCTCGTGCCGGTGTTGGCCATCGCCGTCCTCGGCGCGACGCTCGGGCAGTACGCCCTCTTCCTAGCCGCGAAGCGCGGCGGGCGGGCCTACCTCGAACGGAAACGATGGTTCCGGATCTCCCCGGAGCGACTCGACCGCTTCGACCGCTGGTTCGACCGCTGGGGGCCGATCGCCGTCCCCGTGAGCAACGCCCTCCTGTTCACGCGGGGGATGCTCACCGTCCCCGCGGGCTTCGCCGAGATGGACGACCGGCAGTTCGTACTCTACTCCGCCGCCGGCACGCTCGTCTTCGAGGTCGCGCTCGCCGGGCTCTACCTTGCCGGCTCCTCGATCCTGTTCTGA